A part of Ponticoccus alexandrii genomic DNA contains:
- a CDS encoding DUF2793 domain-containing protein: MTSSHRLSLPFIAPAQAQKHVTHNEALRRIDLVVQLCVETVDALEPPALPEDGLVYALGQAPTGAWAGHPEQLAMWDDNAWGFIAPQIGWQAWDRNTEALRIWDGAAWIAVASASDTFETVGINTEADAVNRLTLASDASLFTHDGTGHQIKVNKASANDTASLLYQTEHSGRAEMGLAGNDNFSIKVSADGSAWNEAMVVDAASGRIGVGTDTPSYKLHVTGPTSYVALEDDNGVLGGSMSAAVRLFAGSQEHGQLGFPGTGSGTMFLRNLQGDMYIEADSRNLAANSFIRFAVDGYETMRARPTGVGFGTISPARPLHVNHVMRLEPGNAPAAPAAGDLYFDASTSKLRCHDGSQWHDLF; the protein is encoded by the coding sequence ATGACTTCCTCTCATCGCCTGTCCCTGCCCTTCATCGCGCCGGCACAGGCGCAAAAGCACGTCACGCATAACGAGGCCTTGCGTCGGATCGACCTTGTGGTCCAGCTGTGCGTCGAGACCGTGGACGCGCTCGAGCCACCTGCCCTGCCCGAGGACGGATTGGTCTATGCACTGGGACAGGCCCCAACGGGAGCCTGGGCCGGGCATCCGGAACAGCTGGCAATGTGGGACGACAACGCCTGGGGCTTCATCGCGCCGCAGATCGGCTGGCAAGCTTGGGACCGGAACACCGAGGCACTGCGCATCTGGGACGGCGCGGCTTGGATAGCTGTCGCGAGCGCGTCGGACACCTTTGAGACGGTCGGGATCAACACCGAAGCGGACGCGGTCAACCGCCTAACCCTGGCGAGTGACGCGAGCCTGTTCACGCATGACGGCACGGGCCACCAGATCAAGGTCAACAAAGCCTCCGCAAACGATACCGCCAGCCTGCTCTACCAGACCGAACACTCCGGACGTGCTGAAATGGGACTCGCGGGAAACGACAACTTTTCGATCAAGGTCAGCGCGGATGGCAGCGCCTGGAACGAGGCCATGGTCGTGGATGCCGCTAGCGGTCGGATCGGCGTCGGCACCGATACCCCGAGCTACAAGTTACATGTCACCGGCCCCACGTCCTACGTGGCGCTCGAGGATGACAATGGCGTCCTCGGCGGCTCAATGTCGGCGGCGGTGCGTCTGTTCGCCGGCAGTCAGGAACATGGGCAGCTTGGCTTTCCCGGCACGGGCAGCGGCACAATGTTCCTGCGCAATCTTCAGGGCGACATGTATATCGAGGCCGACAGCCGCAACCTGGCGGCCAACAGCTTTATCCGCTTCGCGGTCGATGGATACGAAACCATGCGCGCCCGGCCGACCGGTGTCGGCTTTGGCACGATCAGCCCGGCGCGGCCTTTGCACGTGAACCACGTTATGCGGCTCGAACCCGGCAACGCGCCCGCTGCTCCCGCGGCCGGTGATCTCTATTTCGACGCCTCCACATCCAAACTACGCTGCCACGATGGCAGCCAGTGGCACGACCTGTTCTGA
- the rfbB gene encoding dTDP-glucose 4,6-dehydratase, producing the protein MKLLITGGAGFIGSAVVRLAIARGHRVVNLDALTYAACLDNVASVADSPDYVFERADIRDRAALDAILARHAPDAIMHLAAESHVDRSIDGPGAFIETNVTGTYNMLEAARSHWLDRGRPEGFRFHHISTDEVFGSLPADPDVLFTEETAYDPRSPYSASKAASDHLVRAWHETYGLPVVLTNCSNNYGPYHFPEKLIPVIILNALSGKSLPIYGDGSNIRDWLYVEDHADALLLVLERGQAGRSYNIGGENERTNLELVHTLCGILDAQRPRADGRPYRDQITFVTDRPGHDARYAIDPSRLREELGWRPSITIEEGLRRTVAWYLDNEAWWRTLQARQGVGQRLGVAG; encoded by the coding sequence ATGAAGCTCTTGATCACGGGCGGCGCCGGGTTCATCGGTTCTGCGGTCGTGCGGCTGGCCATCGCGCGCGGGCACAGGGTCGTCAACCTCGACGCGCTGACCTATGCCGCATGCCTCGACAACGTTGCCAGTGTCGCGGACAGCCCGGATTACGTCTTCGAGCGGGCCGACATCCGCGACCGTGCGGCGCTGGACGCTATCCTCGCGCGGCATGCCCCCGATGCGATCATGCACCTCGCGGCGGAATCTCACGTGGACAGATCCATCGACGGCCCCGGTGCCTTTATCGAAACCAACGTCACCGGCACCTACAACATGCTCGAAGCGGCCCGCAGCCACTGGCTCGACCGGGGTCGGCCCGAGGGGTTCCGCTTTCACCACATTTCCACCGACGAGGTCTTCGGCTCGTTGCCCGCCGATCCGGACGTGCTGTTTACCGAAGAGACCGCCTATGATCCGCGCAGCCCCTACTCCGCCTCCAAGGCGGCGTCGGATCATCTCGTGCGCGCCTGGCACGAGACATACGGCTTGCCGGTGGTTCTAACCAACTGCTCCAACAACTACGGCCCCTATCACTTTCCGGAAAAGCTGATCCCCGTCATCATCCTGAACGCCCTTTCCGGCAAATCGCTTCCGATCTACGGAGACGGCTCGAACATTCGCGATTGGCTTTATGTCGAAGACCATGCGGACGCGCTGCTGTTGGTGCTGGAACGGGGGCAGGCAGGCCGTTCGTACAATATCGGCGGCGAGAACGAGCGCACCAATCTGGAACTGGTGCATACGCTCTGCGGTATCCTCGATGCGCAGCGCCCGCGTGCGGATGGCCGACCGTACCGCGATCAGATCACCTTTGTCACCGACCGGCCGGGACACGACGCGCGCTATGCCATTGATCCGTCGCGGCTGCGCGAGGAACTGGGCTGGAGGCCGTCGATTACGATCGAAGAGGGATTGCGGCGCACGGTGGCCTGGTATCTTGACAACGAAGCCTGGTGGCGCACCTTGCAGGCCCGGCAGGGAGTGGGACAGCGGCTTGGGGTTGCAGGATGA